From the genome of Drosophila melanogaster chromosome 2L, one region includes:
- the Arpc2 gene encoding Actin-related protein 2/3 complex, subunit 2, isoform B → MILLEINNRIIEETLLVKYRNAQAGLKPESIDIRIADFDGVLYHISNVNGDKTKVRISISLKFYKQLQEHGADELLKREYGSLLTDTEEGYNVSVLINLEEIPEDCEQIAKRIGLLKRNCFASVFEKYFDYQEQGEEGQKRAVINYRNDETLYVEAKPDRVTVVFSTIFRDEDDVIIGKVFMQELREGRRASHTAPQVLFSHREPPLELANTDARVGDNIGYVTFVLFPRHTNKETRDNTINLIHMFRDYLHYHIKCSKAYIHSRMRAKTSDFLKVLNRARPEPKNTEKKTITGRTFKRID, encoded by the exons ATGATCCTGCTGGAAATCAATAATCGGATTATCGAGGAGACGCTGCTGGTCAAATACCGTAATGCCCAGGCTGG ACTGAAGCCTGAATCGATAGACATACGAATAGCAGACTTCGACGGCGTCCTTTATCACATTTCCAATGTGAATGGCGATAAAACAAAAGTTCGG ATCAGCATATCGCTGAAGTTCTACAAACAGCTGCAAGAACATGGAGCCGACGAGTTGCTGAAGCGTGAATATGGCAGTCTGCTTACAGACACGGAAGAAG GCTACAATGTTTCCGTACTTATCAACCTGGAGGAGATTCCCGAGGACTGCGAGCAAATCGCAAAGAGAATCGGACTGCTGAAGCGCAACTGTTTCGCATCGGtttttgaaaagtattttGACTATCAGGAGCAGGGCGAAGAGGGCCAAAAGCGTGCCGTCATTAACTACCGCAACGATGAGACTTT ATATGTGGAAGCCAAGCCTGATCGTGTCACCGTCGTCTTTAGTACCATTTTCCGGGACGAAGACGATGTCATTATCGGCAAAGTATTTATGCAGGAATTGAGGGAAGGTCGGCGTGCCTCGCACACCGCACCACAAGTGCTCTTTTCGCACCGAGAACCACCATTGGAATTGGCCAACACGGACGCTAGGGTGGGCGACAACATTGGCTATGTCACATTCG TACTCTTCCCTCGGCATACCAACAAAGAAACAAGGGACAATACCATTAACTTAATTCACATGTTCCGAGATTACTTGCACTACCACATTAAG TGTTCAAAGGCTTACATTCATTCGCGCATGCGAGCAAAAACCTCGGATTTCCTCAAGGTGCTAAATCGTGCAAGGCCAGAGCCCAAAAACACGGAGAAGAAAACTATAAC GGGGAGAACTTTCAAGCGCATCGATTGA
- the CG10949 gene encoding uncharacterized protein, isoform A, whose amino-acid sequence MDDDELIKLIERHPILYDKDCARSVKNAAQKDAAWKAISQKLGASERACITRWKSIRDRFGKEFRRFQERPDEPTYWDMFPRLLFLKDHYKQGLARNESLDGMRFEPRERKKRTKVDMEQERRRKDEEEEDSQDDLLNEQLIELVKSHPVLYDRHKIRVSKNLAAKNEAWREISENLNVSEELCYNRWKKLRDRFGREFRSHQINQSTPITWRYFNDLLFLGRHFRKGVPLVLENIKRRGRPPKAGNPSGKTSKQPEGMVISSGEQIWGADYPYSTDNDDLEDDLELAYDEEIEILSEAEQATPYDFILSEATARQDLEPPQQLQVTTTTPATSEEIIHTIARVNPVVEESSSLPGDSVPSAAISDKLLTTVIANMETVLQQSRELQAQIHHEQEQEREQRSTQPANSLLAKAQMLLDGLSPSERASAERKIVQFLCQCQIKALDGEEIEDVAPCQVIN is encoded by the exons ATGGACGACGATGAGCTGATTAAATTGATAGAGAGACACCCGATCCTGTACGACAAGGACTGCGCGAGGAGCGTGAAGAATGCGGCGCAAAAGGACGCGGCCTGGAAGGCCATCTCCCAGAAGTTAGGAGCCTCGGAACGGGCGTGCATTACGCGCTGGAAGAGCATTCGCGATCGTTTCGGCAAGGAGTTTCGCCGTTTCCAGGAGCGTCCGGATGAGCCCACCTACTGGGACATGTTTCCGCGACTGCTCTTTCTCAAGGATCACTACAAACAGGGACTGGCAAGGAACGAGAGTCTCGACGGGATGCGTTTTGAGCCCAGGGAGCGGAAAAAGCGCACAAAAGTGGACATGGAGCAGGAGAGGCGGAGaaaggacgaggaggaggaggactccCAGGATGACCTGCTGAACGAGCAGCTCATTGAGCTGGTCAAGTCTCATCCCGTGCTGTATGATCGTCACAAGATCAGAGTCTCCAAGAACCTAGCAGCGAAAAACGAAGCCTGGCGAGAGATTTCTGAAAACCTAAATGTGTCGG AGGAACTTTGCTACAACCGCTGGAAGAAGCTGCGTGATCGTTTCGGGCGGGAGTTCCGCAGTCATCAGATCAACCAGTCCACGCCCATCACGTGGAGGTACTTTAACGACCTTCTCTTTCTGGGCCGCCACTTCCGCAAAGGAGTGCCCCTGGTTTTGGAGAACATCAAGCGACGTGGACGACCACCCAAAGCAGGAAATCCTTCGGGAAAGACCAGCAAACAGCCGGAGGGAATGGTGATCTCCAGTGGTGAGCAAATCTGGGGCGCTGATTACCCCTACAGTACGGACAACGACGATCTGGAGGATGATCTTGAGTTGGCCTACGATGAAGAGATTGAGATACTATCGGAGGCGGAGCAAGCAACGCCGTACGATTTTATCCTCAGCGAAGCGACGGCACGGCAGGACTTGGAGCCACCACAGCAGCTCCAGGTGACCACCACCACGCCGGCCACCAGTGAGGAAATAATTCACACAATCGCCAGGGTAAATCCCGTCGTAGAGGAGTCCTCCTCTCTCCCTGGGGACTCTGTACCGTCTGCCGCCATCTCCGACAAACTGTTGACCACCGTGATTGCCAACATGGAGACCGTGCTTCAGCAATCCCGGGAGCTGCAGGCCCAGATTCACCAcgaacaggagcaggagcgaGAACAGCGAAGTACACAGCCTGCCAACAGCCTGCTTGCCAAGGCTCAGATGCTGCTGGACGGACTGAGTCCGTCTGAGCGGGCAAGTGCCGAGCGTAAGATCGTGCAGTTCCTGTGCCAGTGCCAAATCAAAGCCCTCGATGGCGAGGAGATCGAGGATGTGGCACCTTGTCAGGTCATTAACTGA